A genomic stretch from Eriocheir sinensis breed Jianghai 21 chromosome 31, ASM2467909v1, whole genome shotgun sequence includes:
- the LOC127005834 gene encoding transient receptor potential channel pyrexia-like isoform X2, with amino-acid sequence MMGHRRRCSSAMERFRGEDTPDAGRQLMRLSSLPEPYVVQGCPLVSDGPAMSRMARTPQEDTPGHREPMPLLFEAIHAGNLEGVKAALKQDPEAALNTRYGGFLPLHASCHVRHLDTLSSLLQAGAKVDAVDGLGQTALHLAVADEWHSGVETLLQSGASPNMLCEPPPTIKGMRIETPLHVAVRRGDLTTTALLLRQRPDLSLRDSDLCSVLHLAAHSRSLAVTSELLKERQVKELVTSSDCRGNGVLHMALMTKCDAACEDTVMDLVKELVQAGADTNHLNLRGESPLFLAAHHHLPRVVHTLLDLRADPRVVARNGQTMLHAACHHGCAASLGHLLNTDSVQHLVTALDNEGFAPFHFAVCSGSIDCCELLLTHGDHLTRLDKDKQTRCSIILRHLPSATQLLTRLFDSHVLLSNVPPHDPNFCVTFNYSVIYLEEEGVQSSLISELSTSSLEVLLKHPLLESFLYLKWGRIKPFFYCSVAFYFAFLLLHTIFIVMTFGGQPWNWSTHVFAYSVFLILHITMFLFILIPDLIFMFANFKKYLYQWETYTRFIALSTSAFVVFSCLPSYKMLWVVPALNTFGENNTSLENVTNTPWEVITEDYSTGDNTSGPAEGGKATHMMVQREVVRDVAAVSALFSWVEFMMLLGRFPSLGTYVLMFTRVARSIIKFLAAFSSLIIGFAVSFLVLFRDKPTFSSLPLSFIRTLMMMIGEIDFATLAENLNLLGALFLVAFLFLVCVLLTNLLIGLAVNDLPDLQRMGKIRRLAKQASYLVSYERLMVVARSLRCFPYRLRKLMTRRSKVPQEVNVWPNKNNGKSNSRRSDFYHVPNETLQEAILLGTDSKIVFNAMDDEDSLAMQFRSFKIMYDRDHRQLQRRLAKLPDTTTTETMLKQRLDHIQQTLQNQLLQLSLQLQQHNHLCSRCRHNSQQTQGVQSEQQAGPVTLALPNNLQGRNTSDRTQQMSPIQSSSVFWPLRQGQGAAAHQSLQATVNSTQYRNTLIQFTKR; translated from the exons ATGCAGCTCGGCCATGGAGCGTTTCCGCGGAGAGGATACACCCGACGCCGGCAGGCAACTGATGCGCCTCTCGTCCCTACCCGAGCCATACGTCGTGCAGGGCTGCCCCCTCGTCTCCGACGGGCCAGCCATGTCCCGCATGGCACGCACGCCGCAAGAAGATACCCCCGGACATAGAGAGCCCATGCCCTTACTCTTCGAA GCTATACATGCGGGCAACCTGGAGGGTGTAAAGGCGGCGCTGAAGCAGGATCCCGAGGCAGCCCTCAACACCAGGTATGGTGGCTTCCTGCCCCTACACGCGAGTTGCCATGTGCGTCACCTCGacactctctcctctctgctgCAGGCCGGCGCGAAG GTGGACGCTGTGGATGGGCTCGGACAAACGGCGTTGCACCTGGCGGTGGCTGACGAATGGCACAGCGGCGTGGAAACACTACTGCAGAGCGGCGCGTCGCCAAATATGCTGTGTGAACCGCCGCCCACCATAAAGGGAATGCGAATCGAGACGCCGCTCCATGTTGCTGTGCGGCGCGGGGACCTCACTACCACGGCCCTGCTGCTGCGGCAGCGACCTGACCTCAGCCTGAGGGACAGTGATCTGTGCTCCGTCCTCCACTTGGCCGCTCACTCCCGCTCCCTCGCCGTCACCAGTGAGTTACTCAAGGAGAGGCAGGTCAAGGAATTGGTGACGAGTAGCGATTGTAGAGGCAACGGAGTGCTGCACATGGCCCTCATGACCAAGTGTGACGCCGCCTGCGAGGATACCGTGATGGATCTGGTGAAGGAGCTGGTGCAGGCCGGCGCAGACACGAATCACCTCAACCTGCGGGGCGAGAGTCCGCTGTTCCTGGccgcccaccaccacctaccacgcGTGGTGCACACCCTCCTGGACCTCAGGGCGGACCCCAGAGTGGTGGCTCGCAACGGCCAGACTATGCTGCACGCCGCCTGCCACCATGGCTGCGCCGCCAGCCTGGGTCACCTCCTCAACACAGACTCCGTGCAGCACCTGGTCACGGCGCTGGACAACGAAGGCTTCGCGCCCTTCCACTTCGCGGTGTGTAGCGGCTCCATCGACTGTTGCGAGCTGCTGCTGACTCATGGAGACCACCTGACGCGGCTTGATAAGGACAAACAGACGCGCTGCTCCATCATCCTCAGACATCTGCCCTCCGCGACGCAGCTCCTCACGCGTCTCTTTGACAGCCATGTCCTCCTGTCAAATGTGCCTCCCCATGACCCAAATTTCTGCGTGACTTTCAACTATTCCGTCATATATCTTGAGGAGGAAGGCGTCCAGAGCTCCCTCATCTCTGAGCTCTCCACCTCCAGCCTCGAGGTTCTCCTCAAGCACCCTCTGCTGGAGAGTTTTTTGTACCTAAAGTGGGGGAGGATCAAGCCTTTCTTTTACTGTAGCGTGGCATTTTACTTCGCGTTCCTGCTGCTGCACACCATCTTCATCGTGATGACGTTCGGTGGTCAGCCCTGGAACTGGAGCACGCACGTCTTTGCCTACTCGGTGTTCCTAATCTTGCACATAACCATGTTCCTCTTCATACTGATCCCGGACCTTATCTTCATGTTTGCTAACTTCAAAAAATACCTGTACCAGTGGGAGACATATACCAGATTCATCGCTCTCTCCACCTCTGCCTTCGTAGTTTTCAGCTGCCTGCCGTCCTATAAAATGCTCTGGGTTGTACCAGCGCTGAACACTTTTGGGGAGAACAACACCTCTTTGGAGAACGTGACTAACACCCCATGGGAGGTCATCACTGAAGACTACAGTACAGGGGACAACACCTCAGGGCCGGCCGAAGGTGGGAAGGCGACGCACATGATGGTGCAGAGGGAGGTGGTGCGGGACGTAGCGGCAGTGTCGGCGCTCTTCAGCTGGGTGGAGTTCATGATGCTTCTGGGACGCTTCCCATCGCTGGGCACCTACGTCCTCATGTTCACGCGTGTGGCTCGCTCCATCATCAAGTTCTTGGCTGCTTTCTCCAGCCTCATCATAGGGTTTGCGGTGAGTTTCCTTGTGCTGTTCCGAGACAAGCCCACCTTCAGTTCGCTGCCGCTCAGTTTCATCAGGACCCTCATGATGATGATCGGAGAAATTGATTTTGCTACCTTGGCAGAGAACCTCAATTTGTTGGGCGCCTTATTCCTTGTGGCGTTCCTGTTCTTGGTCTGCGTCCTCTTGACCAACCTGCTCATTGGTCTGGCCGTCAACGATCTGCCGGACCTGCAACGAATGGGCAAGATCCGCAGGTTGGCCAAGCAAGCCTCCTACCTGGTGTCGTATGAGCGGCTGATGGTGGTGGCGCGGTCGCTGAGATGCTTCCCTTACCGTCTGCGCAAGCTCATGACGCGCCGCTCCAAGGTGCCGCAGGAAGTGAACGTGTGGCCCAACAAGAACAACGGCAAATCTAACTCGCGGCGGAGTGACTTCTACCACGTGCCCAACGAGACGCTGCAGGAGGCCATTTTGTTGGGCACCGACTCCAAGATAGTGTTCAACGCCATGGATGATGAGGACAGCCTCGCGATGCAGTTCAGGTCCTTCAAGATCATGTACGACCGTGACCACCGCCAGTTGCAGCGCCGCTTGGCCAAGCTGCCCGATACGACCACCACCGAGACCATGCTGAAGCAGCGCCTGGACCACATCCAGCAGACATTGCAGAACCAGCTGCTGCAACTGTCTCTGCAGCTGCAGCAGCACAACCACCTGTGCAGCCGCTGCCGCCACAACTCGCAGCAGACACAAGGGGTTCAGAGTGAGCAGCAAGCGGGACCAGTGACTCTGGCGCTCCCCAACAACTTACAAGGAAGGAATACGAGCGATAGAACACAGCAAATGAGTCCCATCCAGTCTTCCAGTGTGTTCTGGCCCCTGCGCCAGGGCCAGGGGGCGGCGGCCCACCAGTCTTTGCAAGCCACAGTAAACTCAACACAATACAGGAACACGTTGATTCAGTTTACGAAGCGATGA
- the LOC127005834 gene encoding transient receptor potential channel pyrexia-like isoform X3, with translation MERFRGEDTPDAGRQLMRLSSLPEPYVVQGCPLVSDGPAMSRMARTPQEDTPGHREPMPLLFEAIHAGNLEGVKAALKQDPEAALNTRYGGFLPLHASCHVRHLDTLSSLLQAGAKVDAVDGLGQTALHLAVADEWHSGVETLLQSGASPNMLCEPPPTIKGMRIETPLHVAVRRGDLTTTALLLRQRPDLSLRDSDLCSVLHLAAHSRSLAVTSELLKERQVKELVTSSDCRGNGVLHMALMTKCDAACEDTVMDLVKELVQAGADTNHLNLRGESPLFLAAHHHLPRVVHTLLDLRADPRVVARNGQTMLHAACHHGCAASLGHLLNTDSVQHLVTALDNEGFAPFHFAVCSGSIDCCELLLTHGDHLTRLDKDKQTRCSIILRHLPSATQLLTRLFDSHVLLSNVPPHDPNFCVTFNYSVIYLEEEGVQSSLISELSTSSLEVLLKHPLLESFLYLKWGRIKPFFYCSVAFYFAFLLLHTIFIVMTFGGQPWNWSTHVFAYSVFLILHITMFLFILIPDLIFMFANFKKYLYQWETYTRFIALSTSAFVVFSCLPSYKMLWVVPALNTFGENNTSLENVTNTPWEVITEDYSTGDNTSGPAEGGKATHMMVQREVVRDVAAVSALFSWVEFMMLLGRFPSLGTYVLMFTRVARSIIKFLAAFSSLIIGFAVSFLVLFRDKPTFSSLPLSFIRTLMMMIGEIDFATLAENLNLLGALFLVAFLFLVCVLLTNLLIGLAVNDLPDLQRMGKIRRLAKQASYLVSYERLMVVARSLRCFPYRLRKLMTRRSKVPQEVNVWPNKNNGKSNSRRSDFYHVPNETLQEAILLGTDSKIVFNAMDDEDSLAMQFRSFKIMYDRDHRQLQRRLAKLPDTTTTETMLKQRLDHIQQTLQNQLLQLSLQLQQHNHLCSRCRHNSQQTQGVQSEQQAGPVTLALPNNLQGRNTSDRTQQMSPIQSSSVFWPLRQGQGAAAHQSLQATVNSTQYRNTLIQFTKR, from the exons ATGGAGCGTTTCCGCGGAGAGGATACACCCGACGCCGGCAGGCAACTGATGCGCCTCTCGTCCCTACCCGAGCCATACGTCGTGCAGGGCTGCCCCCTCGTCTCCGACGGGCCAGCCATGTCCCGCATGGCACGCACGCCGCAAGAAGATACCCCCGGACATAGAGAGCCCATGCCCTTACTCTTCGAA GCTATACATGCGGGCAACCTGGAGGGTGTAAAGGCGGCGCTGAAGCAGGATCCCGAGGCAGCCCTCAACACCAGGTATGGTGGCTTCCTGCCCCTACACGCGAGTTGCCATGTGCGTCACCTCGacactctctcctctctgctgCAGGCCGGCGCGAAG GTGGACGCTGTGGATGGGCTCGGACAAACGGCGTTGCACCTGGCGGTGGCTGACGAATGGCACAGCGGCGTGGAAACACTACTGCAGAGCGGCGCGTCGCCAAATATGCTGTGTGAACCGCCGCCCACCATAAAGGGAATGCGAATCGAGACGCCGCTCCATGTTGCTGTGCGGCGCGGGGACCTCACTACCACGGCCCTGCTGCTGCGGCAGCGACCTGACCTCAGCCTGAGGGACAGTGATCTGTGCTCCGTCCTCCACTTGGCCGCTCACTCCCGCTCCCTCGCCGTCACCAGTGAGTTACTCAAGGAGAGGCAGGTCAAGGAATTGGTGACGAGTAGCGATTGTAGAGGCAACGGAGTGCTGCACATGGCCCTCATGACCAAGTGTGACGCCGCCTGCGAGGATACCGTGATGGATCTGGTGAAGGAGCTGGTGCAGGCCGGCGCAGACACGAATCACCTCAACCTGCGGGGCGAGAGTCCGCTGTTCCTGGccgcccaccaccacctaccacgcGTGGTGCACACCCTCCTGGACCTCAGGGCGGACCCCAGAGTGGTGGCTCGCAACGGCCAGACTATGCTGCACGCCGCCTGCCACCATGGCTGCGCCGCCAGCCTGGGTCACCTCCTCAACACAGACTCCGTGCAGCACCTGGTCACGGCGCTGGACAACGAAGGCTTCGCGCCCTTCCACTTCGCGGTGTGTAGCGGCTCCATCGACTGTTGCGAGCTGCTGCTGACTCATGGAGACCACCTGACGCGGCTTGATAAGGACAAACAGACGCGCTGCTCCATCATCCTCAGACATCTGCCCTCCGCGACGCAGCTCCTCACGCGTCTCTTTGACAGCCATGTCCTCCTGTCAAATGTGCCTCCCCATGACCCAAATTTCTGCGTGACTTTCAACTATTCCGTCATATATCTTGAGGAGGAAGGCGTCCAGAGCTCCCTCATCTCTGAGCTCTCCACCTCCAGCCTCGAGGTTCTCCTCAAGCACCCTCTGCTGGAGAGTTTTTTGTACCTAAAGTGGGGGAGGATCAAGCCTTTCTTTTACTGTAGCGTGGCATTTTACTTCGCGTTCCTGCTGCTGCACACCATCTTCATCGTGATGACGTTCGGTGGTCAGCCCTGGAACTGGAGCACGCACGTCTTTGCCTACTCGGTGTTCCTAATCTTGCACATAACCATGTTCCTCTTCATACTGATCCCGGACCTTATCTTCATGTTTGCTAACTTCAAAAAATACCTGTACCAGTGGGAGACATATACCAGATTCATCGCTCTCTCCACCTCTGCCTTCGTAGTTTTCAGCTGCCTGCCGTCCTATAAAATGCTCTGGGTTGTACCAGCGCTGAACACTTTTGGGGAGAACAACACCTCTTTGGAGAACGTGACTAACACCCCATGGGAGGTCATCACTGAAGACTACAGTACAGGGGACAACACCTCAGGGCCGGCCGAAGGTGGGAAGGCGACGCACATGATGGTGCAGAGGGAGGTGGTGCGGGACGTAGCGGCAGTGTCGGCGCTCTTCAGCTGGGTGGAGTTCATGATGCTTCTGGGACGCTTCCCATCGCTGGGCACCTACGTCCTCATGTTCACGCGTGTGGCTCGCTCCATCATCAAGTTCTTGGCTGCTTTCTCCAGCCTCATCATAGGGTTTGCGGTGAGTTTCCTTGTGCTGTTCCGAGACAAGCCCACCTTCAGTTCGCTGCCGCTCAGTTTCATCAGGACCCTCATGATGATGATCGGAGAAATTGATTTTGCTACCTTGGCAGAGAACCTCAATTTGTTGGGCGCCTTATTCCTTGTGGCGTTCCTGTTCTTGGTCTGCGTCCTCTTGACCAACCTGCTCATTGGTCTGGCCGTCAACGATCTGCCGGACCTGCAACGAATGGGCAAGATCCGCAGGTTGGCCAAGCAAGCCTCCTACCTGGTGTCGTATGAGCGGCTGATGGTGGTGGCGCGGTCGCTGAGATGCTTCCCTTACCGTCTGCGCAAGCTCATGACGCGCCGCTCCAAGGTGCCGCAGGAAGTGAACGTGTGGCCCAACAAGAACAACGGCAAATCTAACTCGCGGCGGAGTGACTTCTACCACGTGCCCAACGAGACGCTGCAGGAGGCCATTTTGTTGGGCACCGACTCCAAGATAGTGTTCAACGCCATGGATGATGAGGACAGCCTCGCGATGCAGTTCAGGTCCTTCAAGATCATGTACGACCGTGACCACCGCCAGTTGCAGCGCCGCTTGGCCAAGCTGCCCGATACGACCACCACCGAGACCATGCTGAAGCAGCGCCTGGACCACATCCAGCAGACATTGCAGAACCAGCTGCTGCAACTGTCTCTGCAGCTGCAGCAGCACAACCACCTGTGCAGCCGCTGCCGCCACAACTCGCAGCAGACACAAGGGGTTCAGAGTGAGCAGCAAGCGGGACCAGTGACTCTGGCGCTCCCCAACAACTTACAAGGAAGGAATACGAGCGATAGAACACAGCAAATGAGTCCCATCCAGTCTTCCAGTGTGTTCTGGCCCCTGCGCCAGGGCCAGGGGGCGGCGGCCCACCAGTCTTTGCAAGCCACAGTAAACTCAACACAATACAGGAACACGTTGATTCAGTTTACGAAGCGATGA
- the LOC127005834 gene encoding transient receptor potential channel pyrexia-like isoform X1 — protein MVAKRRKIFNLLAPWKRCSSAMERFRGEDTPDAGRQLMRLSSLPEPYVVQGCPLVSDGPAMSRMARTPQEDTPGHREPMPLLFEAIHAGNLEGVKAALKQDPEAALNTRYGGFLPLHASCHVRHLDTLSSLLQAGAKVDAVDGLGQTALHLAVADEWHSGVETLLQSGASPNMLCEPPPTIKGMRIETPLHVAVRRGDLTTTALLLRQRPDLSLRDSDLCSVLHLAAHSRSLAVTSELLKERQVKELVTSSDCRGNGVLHMALMTKCDAACEDTVMDLVKELVQAGADTNHLNLRGESPLFLAAHHHLPRVVHTLLDLRADPRVVARNGQTMLHAACHHGCAASLGHLLNTDSVQHLVTALDNEGFAPFHFAVCSGSIDCCELLLTHGDHLTRLDKDKQTRCSIILRHLPSATQLLTRLFDSHVLLSNVPPHDPNFCVTFNYSVIYLEEEGVQSSLISELSTSSLEVLLKHPLLESFLYLKWGRIKPFFYCSVAFYFAFLLLHTIFIVMTFGGQPWNWSTHVFAYSVFLILHITMFLFILIPDLIFMFANFKKYLYQWETYTRFIALSTSAFVVFSCLPSYKMLWVVPALNTFGENNTSLENVTNTPWEVITEDYSTGDNTSGPAEGGKATHMMVQREVVRDVAAVSALFSWVEFMMLLGRFPSLGTYVLMFTRVARSIIKFLAAFSSLIIGFAVSFLVLFRDKPTFSSLPLSFIRTLMMMIGEIDFATLAENLNLLGALFLVAFLFLVCVLLTNLLIGLAVNDLPDLQRMGKIRRLAKQASYLVSYERLMVVARSLRCFPYRLRKLMTRRSKVPQEVNVWPNKNNGKSNSRRSDFYHVPNETLQEAILLGTDSKIVFNAMDDEDSLAMQFRSFKIMYDRDHRQLQRRLAKLPDTTTTETMLKQRLDHIQQTLQNQLLQLSLQLQQHNHLCSRCRHNSQQTQGVQSEQQAGPVTLALPNNLQGRNTSDRTQQMSPIQSSSVFWPLRQGQGAAAHQSLQATVNSTQYRNTLIQFTKR, from the exons ATGGTGGCAAAGCGTAGAAAAATCTTTAACCTGTTAGCGCCGTGGAAAAG ATGCAGCTCGGCCATGGAGCGTTTCCGCGGAGAGGATACACCCGACGCCGGCAGGCAACTGATGCGCCTCTCGTCCCTACCCGAGCCATACGTCGTGCAGGGCTGCCCCCTCGTCTCCGACGGGCCAGCCATGTCCCGCATGGCACGCACGCCGCAAGAAGATACCCCCGGACATAGAGAGCCCATGCCCTTACTCTTCGAA GCTATACATGCGGGCAACCTGGAGGGTGTAAAGGCGGCGCTGAAGCAGGATCCCGAGGCAGCCCTCAACACCAGGTATGGTGGCTTCCTGCCCCTACACGCGAGTTGCCATGTGCGTCACCTCGacactctctcctctctgctgCAGGCCGGCGCGAAG GTGGACGCTGTGGATGGGCTCGGACAAACGGCGTTGCACCTGGCGGTGGCTGACGAATGGCACAGCGGCGTGGAAACACTACTGCAGAGCGGCGCGTCGCCAAATATGCTGTGTGAACCGCCGCCCACCATAAAGGGAATGCGAATCGAGACGCCGCTCCATGTTGCTGTGCGGCGCGGGGACCTCACTACCACGGCCCTGCTGCTGCGGCAGCGACCTGACCTCAGCCTGAGGGACAGTGATCTGTGCTCCGTCCTCCACTTGGCCGCTCACTCCCGCTCCCTCGCCGTCACCAGTGAGTTACTCAAGGAGAGGCAGGTCAAGGAATTGGTGACGAGTAGCGATTGTAGAGGCAACGGAGTGCTGCACATGGCCCTCATGACCAAGTGTGACGCCGCCTGCGAGGATACCGTGATGGATCTGGTGAAGGAGCTGGTGCAGGCCGGCGCAGACACGAATCACCTCAACCTGCGGGGCGAGAGTCCGCTGTTCCTGGccgcccaccaccacctaccacgcGTGGTGCACACCCTCCTGGACCTCAGGGCGGACCCCAGAGTGGTGGCTCGCAACGGCCAGACTATGCTGCACGCCGCCTGCCACCATGGCTGCGCCGCCAGCCTGGGTCACCTCCTCAACACAGACTCCGTGCAGCACCTGGTCACGGCGCTGGACAACGAAGGCTTCGCGCCCTTCCACTTCGCGGTGTGTAGCGGCTCCATCGACTGTTGCGAGCTGCTGCTGACTCATGGAGACCACCTGACGCGGCTTGATAAGGACAAACAGACGCGCTGCTCCATCATCCTCAGACATCTGCCCTCCGCGACGCAGCTCCTCACGCGTCTCTTTGACAGCCATGTCCTCCTGTCAAATGTGCCTCCCCATGACCCAAATTTCTGCGTGACTTTCAACTATTCCGTCATATATCTTGAGGAGGAAGGCGTCCAGAGCTCCCTCATCTCTGAGCTCTCCACCTCCAGCCTCGAGGTTCTCCTCAAGCACCCTCTGCTGGAGAGTTTTTTGTACCTAAAGTGGGGGAGGATCAAGCCTTTCTTTTACTGTAGCGTGGCATTTTACTTCGCGTTCCTGCTGCTGCACACCATCTTCATCGTGATGACGTTCGGTGGTCAGCCCTGGAACTGGAGCACGCACGTCTTTGCCTACTCGGTGTTCCTAATCTTGCACATAACCATGTTCCTCTTCATACTGATCCCGGACCTTATCTTCATGTTTGCTAACTTCAAAAAATACCTGTACCAGTGGGAGACATATACCAGATTCATCGCTCTCTCCACCTCTGCCTTCGTAGTTTTCAGCTGCCTGCCGTCCTATAAAATGCTCTGGGTTGTACCAGCGCTGAACACTTTTGGGGAGAACAACACCTCTTTGGAGAACGTGACTAACACCCCATGGGAGGTCATCACTGAAGACTACAGTACAGGGGACAACACCTCAGGGCCGGCCGAAGGTGGGAAGGCGACGCACATGATGGTGCAGAGGGAGGTGGTGCGGGACGTAGCGGCAGTGTCGGCGCTCTTCAGCTGGGTGGAGTTCATGATGCTTCTGGGACGCTTCCCATCGCTGGGCACCTACGTCCTCATGTTCACGCGTGTGGCTCGCTCCATCATCAAGTTCTTGGCTGCTTTCTCCAGCCTCATCATAGGGTTTGCGGTGAGTTTCCTTGTGCTGTTCCGAGACAAGCCCACCTTCAGTTCGCTGCCGCTCAGTTTCATCAGGACCCTCATGATGATGATCGGAGAAATTGATTTTGCTACCTTGGCAGAGAACCTCAATTTGTTGGGCGCCTTATTCCTTGTGGCGTTCCTGTTCTTGGTCTGCGTCCTCTTGACCAACCTGCTCATTGGTCTGGCCGTCAACGATCTGCCGGACCTGCAACGAATGGGCAAGATCCGCAGGTTGGCCAAGCAAGCCTCCTACCTGGTGTCGTATGAGCGGCTGATGGTGGTGGCGCGGTCGCTGAGATGCTTCCCTTACCGTCTGCGCAAGCTCATGACGCGCCGCTCCAAGGTGCCGCAGGAAGTGAACGTGTGGCCCAACAAGAACAACGGCAAATCTAACTCGCGGCGGAGTGACTTCTACCACGTGCCCAACGAGACGCTGCAGGAGGCCATTTTGTTGGGCACCGACTCCAAGATAGTGTTCAACGCCATGGATGATGAGGACAGCCTCGCGATGCAGTTCAGGTCCTTCAAGATCATGTACGACCGTGACCACCGCCAGTTGCAGCGCCGCTTGGCCAAGCTGCCCGATACGACCACCACCGAGACCATGCTGAAGCAGCGCCTGGACCACATCCAGCAGACATTGCAGAACCAGCTGCTGCAACTGTCTCTGCAGCTGCAGCAGCACAACCACCTGTGCAGCCGCTGCCGCCACAACTCGCAGCAGACACAAGGGGTTCAGAGTGAGCAGCAAGCGGGACCAGTGACTCTGGCGCTCCCCAACAACTTACAAGGAAGGAATACGAGCGATAGAACACAGCAAATGAGTCCCATCCAGTCTTCCAGTGTGTTCTGGCCCCTGCGCCAGGGCCAGGGGGCGGCGGCCCACCAGTCTTTGCAAGCCACAGTAAACTCAACACAATACAGGAACACGTTGATTCAGTTTACGAAGCGATGA